A single window of Sphingobium sp. SCG-1 DNA harbors:
- a CDS encoding NAD(P)-dependent oxidoreductase — protein MAETPMLKFVIKGQQYPDKRAADTRATDFNEISTSFPVPDAEEQASRCSQCGVPYCSTHCPLHNHIPDWLRLTAEGRLREAYELSNATSTMPEICGRICPQDRLCEGNCVIEFSGHGAVTIGSVEKFITDTAWKEGWVEPLVPGKPRGQSVGVIGAGPAGLTTAEYLRAAGYEVHVYDRHDRAGGLLTYGIPGFKLEKDVVMRRVNRLKDGGIIFHEGFEVGRDATMDELRERHDAILIATGVYKARDIRAPGIGAQGVVKALDFLTASNRASFGDAVPEHEDGTLHAAGKHVVVIGGGDTAMDCVRTAIRQGAKSVKCLYRRDRENMPGSQREVANAEEEGVEFVWLSAPIAFEGTEHVSGVKVTGMRLGQPDASGRRAPEPDPGSEYSIEADLVIKALGFDPEDLPKMFGADELSVTRWGTLRVDHKSMMTSMDGVFAAGDIVRGASLVVWAIRDGRDVTDHMHKYLKAKARAKASAEVSGRVAA, from the coding sequence ATGGCTGAAACGCCCATGCTGAAGTTCGTCATCAAGGGGCAGCAATACCCCGACAAGCGCGCGGCGGATACGCGTGCGACGGATTTCAACGAAATCAGCACCAGCTTTCCGGTGCCGGACGCGGAGGAGCAGGCTTCGCGCTGTTCGCAGTGCGGCGTGCCCTATTGCTCGACGCATTGCCCCTTGCACAACCACATCCCCGACTGGCTGCGGCTGACGGCGGAGGGGCGGCTGCGCGAAGCCTATGAATTGTCGAACGCGACGTCGACGATGCCGGAGATTTGCGGGCGCATCTGTCCGCAGGATCGTCTGTGCGAAGGCAATTGCGTGATCGAGTTTTCCGGCCATGGCGCAGTCACGATCGGGAGCGTCGAAAAGTTCATCACGGATACCGCGTGGAAGGAAGGCTGGGTTGAGCCGCTGGTCCCAGGCAAGCCCCGCGGGCAGTCGGTGGGCGTGATCGGCGCGGGACCGGCGGGGCTGACGACGGCGGAATATCTGCGCGCTGCGGGGTATGAGGTGCATGTCTATGACCGTCATGATCGCGCGGGCGGATTGCTGACATACGGGATTCCAGGCTTCAAGCTGGAGAAGGACGTGGTGATGCGTCGCGTCAACCGGCTGAAGGATGGCGGGATCATCTTCCACGAAGGCTTCGAAGTCGGTCGTGATGCGACCATGGACGAACTGCGCGAGCGTCATGACGCGATCCTGATCGCGACCGGCGTATATAAAGCGCGCGACATTCGTGCGCCGGGGATCGGCGCGCAGGGTGTCGTGAAGGCGCTCGATTTCCTCACGGCATCCAATCGCGCGAGCTTTGGCGATGCCGTTCCCGAGCATGAAGATGGCACGCTGCACGCGGCGGGCAAGCATGTGGTGGTGATCGGCGGCGGCGACACGGCGATGGACTGCGTGCGGACGGCCATTCGCCAGGGCGCGAAGTCGGTGAAGTGCCTGTATCGCCGCGACCGGGAGAATATGCCGGGATCGCAGCGCGAAGTCGCCAATGCCGAGGAAGAAGGCGTCGAGTTCGTCTGGCTCTCCGCGCCCATCGCATTCGAGGGGACCGAGCATGTGAGCGGCGTCAAGGTGACGGGCATGCGGCTGGGCCAGCCCGATGCGTCGGGCCGCCGTGCGCCGGAGCCTGATCCGGGCAGCGAATACAGCATCGAGGCGGATCTGGTCATCAAGGCTTTGGGCTTCGATCCCGAAGACCTGCCCAAGATGTTTGGGGCGGACGAGTTGTCGGTGACGCGCTGGGGTACGCTGCGGGTCGATCACAAGTCTATGATGACATCGATGGACGGCGTGTTCGCGGCGGGTGATATCGTGCGCGGCGCATCGCTGGTGGTGTGGGCGATCCGCGATGGACGCGATGTTACCGACCATATGCACAAATATCTGAAGGCCAAGGCGCGCGCGAAGGCGAGTGCCGAAGTCAGCGGGCGGGTCGCGGCATGA
- a CDS encoding undecaprenyl-diphosphate phosphatase produces MATDLLTVVLLGIVEGLTEFLPVSSTGHLILASELMGYDAQQWAMFNVVIQLGAILAVVVLYWRTFWAVAVGLIQGNPVSWRFLRNLVVAFIPAAVIGLLLHHQIEALLGSPKTVAVALIVGGVAILIIERLIRSANIVGIAEIPLVRVIGIGFIQCISMIPGVSRSGATIMGALSLGVERRTAAEFSFFLAIPTMLGATVLELADKRALVMSGGINWTDIAIGFVVAFIVAVLVIKWFVGIVSRHGFTPFAWYRIVAGSAALIWLFLR; encoded by the coding sequence GTGGCCACCGACCTTCTGACGGTCGTCCTTCTCGGCATTGTCGAGGGACTGACCGAGTTCCTGCCCGTGTCCTCGACGGGGCATCTCATCCTTGCCAGCGAGTTGATGGGATATGATGCGCAGCAATGGGCCATGTTCAATGTGGTCATTCAGCTGGGCGCGATATTGGCGGTCGTGGTGCTGTACTGGCGCACATTCTGGGCCGTGGCGGTGGGGCTGATCCAGGGGAACCCCGTATCCTGGCGCTTCCTGCGCAACCTTGTGGTGGCGTTCATTCCCGCGGCCGTGATCGGGCTGCTGCTTCACCATCAGATCGAAGCATTGCTGGGATCGCCGAAGACGGTCGCGGTGGCCCTGATCGTCGGAGGCGTCGCGATCCTGATAATCGAACGCCTGATACGATCCGCCAATATCGTGGGGATCGCCGAGATACCGCTAGTCCGCGTCATTGGGATCGGCTTCATCCAGTGCATATCGATGATCCCCGGCGTCAGCCGGTCCGGCGCGACGATCATGGGCGCATTGTCGCTAGGGGTGGAGCGCAGGACAGCGGCGGAGTTCAGTTTCTTCCTGGCGATTCCGACGATGCTGGGGGCGACAGTTCTGGAACTGGCCGACAAGCGCGCGCTCGTAATGTCGGGCGGGATCAACTGGACCGATATCGCCATCGGCTTCGTGGTCGCCTTCATCGTGGCCGTGCTGGTCATCAAGTGGTTCGTGGGGATCGTATCGCGCCACGGTTTCACGCCTTTTGCCTGGTATCGAATCGTGGCAGGGAGTGCCGCTTTGATCTGGCTTTTCCTACGATAG
- a CDS encoding complex I NDUFA9 subunit family protein, with protein MENRLVTIFGGGGFLGRYVAQELLARGARIRVAERNPGNALRIKPLGGLGQTQLMSADITKPASVARAVAGADVVVNLVGILSGAFDRVHREGAETVAKAATAAGVGSLVHVSAIGADADSASAYGRSKGQGEAAVRAALPQSIIVRPSIVFGREDQFLNRFAQLIRMAPVVPVISGQTKFQPVYAVDVARAIATLALDASQNGKTFELGGPEVLTMEEINRWVADAIGRKKLFVDVPAPAASALAMLPGGPITSDQLKMLGRDNVVAPGAAGFAELGITPTPIAAVADGWLVKYRRHGRFAGRAEA; from the coding sequence ATGGAAAACAGGCTGGTTACGATTTTCGGCGGCGGCGGCTTTCTGGGCCGCTATGTGGCGCAGGAGCTGCTCGCACGCGGCGCGCGCATCCGCGTTGCGGAGCGCAATCCGGGTAATGCGCTGCGGATCAAGCCGCTGGGCGGACTTGGCCAGACGCAGCTTATGTCGGCGGACATCACTAAGCCGGCCAGCGTGGCGCGCGCCGTCGCGGGGGCCGACGTGGTGGTCAATCTGGTCGGGATATTGAGCGGCGCGTTCGACCGCGTTCACCGGGAGGGCGCGGAAACGGTAGCCAAGGCGGCCACTGCGGCAGGTGTGGGAAGCCTTGTCCATGTATCGGCGATCGGCGCGGACGCCGACAGTGCATCGGCTTATGGACGGAGCAAGGGCCAAGGCGAAGCAGCGGTGCGGGCCGCCTTGCCGCAATCCATTATCGTGCGGCCTTCGATCGTGTTCGGACGCGAAGATCAGTTCCTCAATCGCTTTGCGCAGTTGATCCGAATGGCACCGGTTGTGCCGGTGATAAGCGGGCAAACCAAGTTCCAGCCCGTCTATGCCGTCGATGTGGCGCGGGCGATAGCGACGCTGGCTCTCGACGCCAGCCAAAATGGCAAGACGTTCGAACTGGGCGGGCCGGAAGTGCTGACGATGGAGGAGATCAATCGCTGGGTCGCGGATGCCATCGGCCGCAAGAAGCTGTTCGTGGATGTACCCGCGCCTGCGGCCTCGGCGCTTGCGATGCTGCCGGGCGGACCGATCACCAGCGACCAGCTCAAGATGCTGGGCCGCGACAATGTGGTCGCGCCGGGCGCCGCGGGCTTTGCGGAACTTGGCATCACGCCCACGCCCATCGCGGCGGTGGCTGATGGCTGGCTGGTGAAATACCGGCGGCACGGGCGCTTTGCCGGACGTGCGGAAGCCTGA
- a CDS encoding tyrosine-type recombinase/integrase, which translates to MLTYIQINAAKPRAKAWNLTDSQNLYLVIQPNGSKLWRFNYRFLDKQKKLHLGGWPTISLAEARVRRDEAKRKIAEGIDPALEKKRARIAAKYAAANTFEAVAEEWLVKCERDGLAPVTVDKIRWLLAKAYPLIGTIPIAQITPHEALAVLRKVEATGAYESARRMRSVLSRVFRYGVATVRCDKDVAADLRGAIAVPKVKHFAAITRPSEVGALLRAIDGYSGHKVTVMAMRLSPHVLLRPGELRQAEWTDIDFDEAIWFIPAERMKMRRPHRVPLSRQVIAMLKELHEHTHWWKYLFPCLGKPRKAMSENAVNQGLRKLGYTTDQMTAHGFRAMAATLLNEMGEWNPDAIERQLAHVDTNQVRRAYARGEYWDERVEMMQHWSDHLDLLRDGGKVLRPDFRAARLQTKA; encoded by the coding sequence ATGCTGACCTACATCCAGATCAATGCCGCCAAGCCGAGAGCGAAGGCCTGGAACCTAACCGATTCTCAAAACCTCTATCTCGTCATCCAGCCCAACGGCTCGAAGCTATGGCGCTTCAACTACCGCTTCCTAGACAAGCAGAAGAAGCTTCATCTCGGCGGGTGGCCAACCATAAGCCTCGCTGAAGCGCGTGTTCGGCGCGACGAGGCCAAGAGAAAGATTGCCGAAGGGATCGATCCGGCGCTGGAGAAAAAGCGCGCACGGATCGCTGCGAAGTACGCCGCTGCCAACACCTTCGAGGCGGTCGCCGAGGAATGGCTCGTCAAATGCGAGCGCGACGGTCTCGCGCCGGTGACCGTCGACAAGATCCGCTGGCTTCTCGCCAAGGCTTATCCCTTGATCGGCACGATCCCGATCGCGCAGATCACACCGCACGAGGCGCTCGCTGTCCTTCGCAAGGTCGAGGCGACCGGCGCGTACGAAAGTGCGCGCCGCATGCGCAGCGTCCTGAGCCGGGTGTTTCGCTATGGCGTCGCGACCGTACGATGCGACAAGGACGTCGCGGCCGATCTTCGCGGCGCGATCGCCGTGCCCAAGGTCAAGCATTTCGCGGCCATCACGCGGCCTTCCGAGGTCGGCGCTTTGCTCCGGGCCATTGACGGCTATAGCGGCCACAAGGTCACCGTCATGGCAATGCGGCTCTCCCCACATGTGCTGCTTCGGCCCGGCGAGCTGAGGCAGGCCGAATGGACCGATATCGATTTCGACGAGGCAATCTGGTTCATCCCTGCGGAGCGCATGAAGATGCGACGGCCGCACCGGGTGCCGCTGTCACGGCAGGTGATCGCGATGCTCAAAGAGCTTCACGAGCACACGCACTGGTGGAAATACCTGTTCCCGTGCCTCGGCAAGCCGCGCAAGGCGATGTCGGAGAATGCCGTCAACCAAGGTCTGCGCAAGCTCGGCTACACGACCGACCAGATGACCGCGCATGGCTTCCGGGCGATGGCCGCGACGCTGCTCAACGAGATGGGCGAATGGAACCCTGACGCTATTGAGCGCCAGCTCGCCCATGTCGACACCAACCAGGTCCGGCGCGCTTATGCGCGCGGCGAATATTGGGATGAGCGCGTCGAAATGATGCAGCACTGGTCGGATCATCTTGATCTGCTGCGCGACGGTGGGAAGGTCCTCCGACCCGACTTCCGGGCCGCCAGGCTACAGACAAAAGCCTGA
- a CDS encoding ArsR/SmtB family transcription factor, translating into MDNDSAITILGALAQSTRLDAFRLLVRHEPEGLAAGEVAKALDVPQNTMSVHLATLARAGLIRSERRSRVINYRADLDQLKALTLFLVKDCCGGKAELCEPLIAELTPCC; encoded by the coding sequence ATGGATAACGATTCGGCTATCACGATACTCGGTGCATTGGCGCAGTCGACCCGCCTCGACGCGTTTCGACTGCTTGTTCGGCATGAGCCCGAAGGCCTTGCAGCCGGCGAGGTCGCGAAGGCGCTCGACGTGCCGCAGAACACCATGTCGGTGCATCTCGCTACCCTGGCGCGCGCCGGGCTGATCCGGTCCGAGCGGCGCAGCCGCGTCATCAACTACCGCGCCGATCTCGATCAGTTGAAGGCGCTCACCCTGTTTCTCGTGAAGGACTGCTGCGGCGGTAAGGCGGAGCTTTGCGAGCCGCTGATCGCCGAGCTCACCCCCTGCTGCTGA
- a CDS encoding DUF3363 domain-containing protein, which produces MRKLKVMDLAEDIGGGRYRLAAGLEDTLRRMGERGDIVRLMQRELSARRLDRAGVEQVVSTNLSEPIVGRVIHRGFSDEHRDRHFLMIDGTDGRVHYVDVGRGDGTPGVPEGATVRIEPKRLSATQADRTVAAIAHANGGRYSVDLHLAHDPNASEAFATSHVRRLEAMRRDGNGPERLPDGSWAVADNHLAKAEAFAHRQQRNRPVTLSVLSRTPVAELASRDAPTWLDRAIEGSALAPRDVGFGREVRTALAARRQWLIEQRLATGEHGTFRMRDGAVETLRERELRGAAAGLADRFGKPFEPARMGERVEGVIARRVDLESGSYALVERSRDFTLVPWRDVLERNIGKSASGILRSDGINWQFGRGRSGPTIG; this is translated from the coding sequence TTGCGCAAGCTCAAGGTCATGGACTTGGCCGAGGATATCGGCGGCGGCCGCTACCGGCTTGCGGCGGGGCTGGAGGACACGCTGCGCCGGATGGGCGAGCGCGGCGACATCGTCCGCCTCATGCAGCGCGAATTGAGCGCACGCAGGCTTGACCGCGCCGGGGTCGAGCAGGTGGTCTCTACCAACCTCTCCGAACCGATCGTCGGCCGCGTGATCCATCGTGGATTTTCCGACGAGCATCGCGATCGCCATTTCCTGATGATCGATGGTACCGACGGCCGCGTCCATTATGTCGATGTTGGGCGTGGCGACGGGACGCCCGGTGTGCCCGAAGGCGCGACGGTCAGGATCGAGCCCAAAAGGCTGTCGGCGACCCAGGCGGATCGCACGGTCGCTGCCATCGCCCACGCGAATGGCGGCCGCTATTCGGTCGACCTGCATTTGGCGCACGATCCCAATGCCAGCGAGGCATTCGCGACCAGCCACGTCCGCAGGCTGGAGGCGATGCGGCGCGACGGTAACGGTCCCGAGCGGTTGCCGGACGGAAGCTGGGCTGTTGCAGATAATCATCTGGCGAAGGCGGAAGCTTTTGCCCACCGCCAGCAGCGTAATCGGCCGGTGACGCTGTCGGTGCTGTCCCGCACGCCTGTCGCCGAACTTGCTTCGAGGGATGCCCCGACTTGGCTCGACCGTGCAATTGAAGGTTCTGCGCTCGCCCCGCGCGACGTCGGTTTTGGCCGCGAGGTCAGGACGGCGCTCGCGGCCCGGCGGCAATGGCTGATCGAGCAGCGACTTGCCACCGGCGAGCACGGGACTTTTCGGATGCGCGATGGTGCGGTCGAGACGCTGCGCGAACGAGAATTGCGTGGCGCCGCAGCAGGCCTCGCCGACCGGTTCGGCAAGCCGTTCGAACCGGCCCGAATGGGCGAGCGTGTCGAGGGTGTGATCGCGCGTCGTGTCGATCTGGAAAGCGGCAGTTATGCGCTGGTCGAACGGTCGCGGGATTTCACACTCGTGCCCTGGCGCGATGTGCTTGAACGCAATATCGGCAAATCGGCATCCGGCATCCTGCGCAGTGACGGCATCAACTGGCAGTTCGGGAGAGGGCGCTCTGGGCCGACTATCGGCTAA
- a CDS encoding DUF2235 domain-containing protein: MEPRNVVVCCDGTSNEFAKDLTNVAKLTYALVKDPERQLVYYHPGLGTMAAPGFPMPIGNRAARIAGLAFGYGIRDDLRDAYVFIMNHWRPGDRLFLFGFSRGSYTVRALASLIRMYGVAMPGNAALVPYAIRMLWGLGGDDRKVRAKAYDQADQFKASLAMADCAPHFVGVWDTVSSVGWVGSPVSLPYTRTNDQITIFRHAVAIDERRAFFRTNLFQASSGQDTEQLWFPGDHCDVGGGHPEAESGLSKYPLEWMAIEARSGGLLIDEPRLAEILGKGPPGYAPARPDAKLHESMAWYWRPAEFAPKAHWDNATGKRGLRCNMFRRRKMLTAPKVHRVAWEIPGYSARLPADAVCV; this comes from the coding sequence ATGGAGCCGCGTAACGTTGTCGTTTGCTGCGATGGGACGTCAAACGAGTTCGCCAAGGACCTGACTAACGTCGCCAAGCTCACTTATGCCTTGGTCAAGGATCCCGAGCGCCAGCTGGTCTACTATCATCCAGGGCTGGGAACGATGGCGGCACCCGGATTTCCGATGCCGATCGGTAACCGCGCGGCGCGCATCGCCGGCCTTGCCTTCGGCTACGGTATCCGGGACGATCTACGCGACGCCTATGTCTTCATCATGAACCATTGGCGGCCTGGCGACCGACTCTTCCTTTTCGGCTTTAGCCGGGGCTCATATACTGTACGCGCGCTCGCCTCGCTGATCCGGATGTACGGCGTCGCAATGCCGGGCAACGCCGCGCTCGTTCCCTACGCGATTCGGATGCTGTGGGGATTGGGCGGTGACGATCGTAAAGTCCGAGCCAAGGCCTATGACCAGGCCGATCAGTTTAAGGCGAGCTTGGCGATGGCCGACTGCGCGCCCCACTTCGTCGGCGTGTGGGATACGGTCAGCTCGGTCGGGTGGGTCGGCAGCCCGGTGTCCCTTCCCTACACGCGCACCAACGATCAGATCACGATCTTCCGTCATGCGGTTGCGATCGACGAGCGGCGCGCGTTCTTCCGGACCAATTTGTTTCAAGCGTCGAGCGGACAGGATACTGAGCAGCTCTGGTTCCCCGGCGATCATTGCGACGTCGGTGGCGGCCATCCCGAAGCCGAGAGCGGCCTCTCCAAATATCCGCTCGAATGGATGGCTATTGAGGCCAGGTCAGGCGGCCTTCTCATCGACGAACCCCGACTTGCCGAGATTTTGGGCAAGGGACCTCCGGGCTATGCACCGGCGCGGCCCGACGCGAAGCTGCACGAGTCAATGGCCTGGTATTGGCGCCCTGCCGAATTCGCGCCGAAGGCGCACTGGGACAATGCAACCGGCAAGCGCGGTCTGCGGTGCAATATGTTTAGGCGGCGCAAGATGCTGACTGCACCCAAGGTGCATCGCGTCGCGTGGGAAATTCCAGGATATTCGGCGCGATTGCCAGCGGATGCGGTGTGCGTCTGA
- a CDS encoding DEAD/DEAH box helicase family protein, with protein sequence MGLIPKWHGVVELPPLPERRLNVGGNWIIQQPFRGAVSRASISDSQYPGHDQIELRDLAPPFDIVLLRQRGARRINIDLPVVTAQAFPDSSDPSPVAVTWDSHGMLEQWADTPAKVRKAWVNKFDFRIEDADEGIEGLRVPQIGALHAISAHFAVGRQFDAATVVLPTGTGKTETMLATQVYRRLERSLVLVPSDALRRQIAKKFISLGVLPKAGVVPADTAGPRVAVITAGVRSADDARTIVDNANVIVALPNSLQASDPGAVAVLADGCSDLIVDEAHHIRDHHRRISA encoded by the coding sequence ATGGGCTTGATCCCGAAATGGCATGGCGTGGTGGAGCTTCCTCCGCTCCCCGAGCGCAGGCTGAATGTCGGCGGAAACTGGATCATTCAGCAGCCCTTTCGCGGCGCAGTGTCTCGCGCCTCGATCTCGGACTCGCAATATCCCGGCCACGACCAGATCGAGCTGCGCGATTTGGCGCCGCCGTTCGACATCGTGCTGTTGCGCCAGAGAGGAGCGCGGCGGATCAACATCGACTTGCCGGTCGTCACCGCGCAGGCATTCCCTGACTCTTCCGATCCATCGCCGGTCGCAGTGACGTGGGATAGCCATGGGATGCTCGAACAGTGGGCCGACACGCCGGCCAAGGTCCGCAAGGCTTGGGTCAACAAGTTCGATTTCCGGATCGAGGACGCGGACGAAGGCATTGAGGGCCTGCGCGTGCCGCAAATCGGGGCGCTTCATGCGATCTCCGCGCATTTCGCGGTCGGACGCCAGTTCGATGCGGCGACGGTGGTGTTGCCGACCGGGACCGGCAAAACCGAAACGATGCTTGCGACCCAAGTCTATCGCCGGCTCGAGCGGTCACTCGTGTTGGTGCCGAGCGACGCATTGCGGCGCCAGATCGCCAAGAAGTTCATTTCGCTTGGCGTGCTGCCAAAAGCGGGGGTGGTTCCAGCGGACACGGCTGGCCCGCGGGTCGCGGTGATCACCGCGGGCGTCCGGTCGGCAGACGATGCCCGCACCATCGTCGACAATGCCAATGTCATCGTGGCGCTGCCCAACAGCCTACAGGCGAGCGACCCGGGCGCGGTCGCGGTCCTGGCCGACGGCTGCTCCGATCTTATCGTCGATGAAGCGCATCATATCCGCGACCATCACCGGCGGATATCGGCATGA
- a CDS encoding AAA family ATPase, translating to MRIESAEIRNFRLLADAALALEGLTTVIVGRNNSGKTSLSEIMKRLLTDSNASFQLEDFSSASYSGFCAALDARNAGTGDEAVRTLLPAIELRIRLNYDIDQPEFGPLAPFVVDLDPDCQHVLVVIRYELKDGAIAALFEGASVEALTDETRIAFFRLLRERVSQHYSMTIRAEDPNDATNVRVMQPGSLKHLVKTGFINAQRGLDDVTSRESDVLAKVLESMFSMASSEAADEGDKAIADALTTAVQDIQTQLDQNFAGQLSKLLPTLKSFGYPGLGGQDLQTETILDVKRLLSNFTKVRYAGFGGVPLPESYNGLGVRNLIFILLQLVGFYKAYRAEPVAAGVHLVFIEEPEAHLHPQMQEVFIRQLANIAKQLVDGTEDDVTWPVQFVVSTHSSHIANAAGFESIRYFLAVAAPDAPAGVRQTRIKDLRRGLADKPEPEKRFLHQYMTLTRCDLFFADKAILVEGLSERLMLPGITRKFELAEPEAPKLSTQYTSIIEVGGAYAHRFVDLLEFLELRTLIITDLDSTLVNGGEACAVHLGTATSNACIKSWFDDDPLTLAVIAAKPDDAKRKGCSRIAYQCPEILGGPCGRTFEDAFILANAAKFGVAGADTHALEIAARAKAATFKKSDFALTYAIEDEDWGAPKYLTDGIRWLAHEDVPPTDPVLAVAIAVAAEAEANVEAAPEDGAAAGA from the coding sequence ATGCGCATCGAATCTGCTGAAATTCGAAATTTCCGTTTGCTCGCCGACGCGGCGCTCGCGCTGGAGGGCCTGACCACCGTCATCGTTGGGCGGAACAACAGCGGCAAGACGTCGCTATCCGAGATCATGAAGCGGCTGCTGACCGACAGCAACGCCAGCTTCCAATTGGAGGATTTCTCTAGCGCGAGCTATTCTGGCTTTTGTGCCGCGCTAGATGCGCGGAACGCCGGCACCGGCGACGAGGCCGTGCGTACGCTGCTTCCTGCGATCGAGCTACGCATTCGGCTGAACTATGACATCGACCAGCCCGAATTCGGGCCGCTCGCTCCCTTCGTCGTCGATCTCGATCCCGATTGCCAGCACGTGCTGGTCGTCATCCGGTACGAGCTGAAGGATGGAGCGATCGCCGCCTTGTTCGAAGGCGCGTCGGTCGAAGCCCTTACAGACGAAACCCGCATTGCCTTTTTCCGATTGCTCCGCGAGCGCGTGTCTCAACATTATTCCATGACGATCCGTGCCGAAGACCCGAACGACGCGACCAACGTTCGCGTTATGCAGCCCGGATCACTGAAGCACCTCGTCAAGACGGGCTTCATCAACGCGCAGCGCGGGCTCGACGATGTGACATCGCGCGAGTCCGACGTGCTCGCGAAGGTGCTGGAGAGTATGTTTAGCATGGCAAGCTCAGAGGCGGCCGATGAGGGCGACAAGGCGATCGCCGACGCGCTGACGACTGCGGTTCAGGATATCCAGACGCAGCTCGACCAGAATTTTGCCGGCCAGCTTTCGAAGCTGCTGCCAACGCTCAAAAGCTTCGGCTACCCGGGTCTAGGTGGTCAGGACCTCCAGACCGAAACGATACTCGACGTGAAGCGGCTGCTCTCTAATTTTACCAAAGTCCGCTACGCCGGTTTCGGTGGCGTGCCGCTGCCCGAATCTTATAACGGCCTCGGCGTCCGCAACCTCATCTTCATCCTGCTTCAGCTCGTCGGCTTCTACAAAGCCTATCGCGCCGAGCCGGTCGCCGCCGGCGTCCATCTCGTCTTCATCGAAGAGCCCGAAGCGCATCTCCACCCGCAGATGCAGGAAGTCTTCATCCGACAACTCGCCAACATCGCCAAGCAGCTCGTCGACGGGACCGAAGATGATGTGACTTGGCCTGTACAGTTCGTCGTCTCCACCCATTCATCGCACATCGCCAACGCGGCGGGCTTCGAGAGCATCCGCTACTTTCTGGCTGTTGCAGCGCCTGATGCCCCGGCTGGCGTTCGCCAGACGCGAATCAAGGACCTCCGCAGGGGTCTCGCCGATAAACCGGAGCCCGAAAAGCGCTTCCTCCACCAGTATATGACCCTGACCCGCTGCGACTTGTTCTTTGCCGACAAAGCCATCCTGGTCGAAGGCCTCAGCGAACGGCTGATGCTTCCCGGCATCACCCGCAAGTTCGAGCTGGCCGAGCCAGAGGCGCCAAAGCTGTCGACGCAATATACTTCGATCATCGAAGTCGGCGGCGCTTACGCGCATCGGTTCGTCGATCTTCTCGAATTTTTGGAGCTGCGCACGCTGATCATCACCGATCTTGATTCAACGCTGGTCAACGGCGGCGAAGCCTGCGCCGTCCATCTCGGCACCGCGACGAGCAATGCCTGCATCAAGAGCTGGTTCGACGACGACCCGCTGACGCTCGCCGTCATCGCGGCGAAACCTGACGACGCAAAACGCAAGGGATGCAGCCGTATCGCCTATCAGTGTCCCGAAATACTTGGCGGACCATGCGGCCGGACCTTCGAAGATGCGTTTATCCTCGCTAACGCAGCCAAGTTCGGCGTTGCCGGTGCCGACACGCACGCGCTGGAGATCGCTGCGCGGGCCAAGGCTGCGACCTTCAAGAAGTCCGACTTCGCGCTCACCTACGCGATCGAGGACGAAGACTGGGGCGCGCCAAAATACCTGACAGACGGAATCCGCTGGCTCGCCCACGAGGATGTGCCGCCCACCGATCCCGTACTCGCTGTTGCGATCGCGGTGGCGGCTGAAGCCGAAGCCAATGTCGAAGCCGCACCCGAGGACGGAGCGGCTGCCGGTGCCTGA